A single Suricata suricatta isolate VVHF042 chromosome 2, meerkat_22Aug2017_6uvM2_HiC, whole genome shotgun sequence DNA region contains:
- the SMKR1 gene encoding small lysine-rich protein 1, which produces MAAYRPATLTFFVRSLQFGMFPPTSKPLHKLFGKSPPLRPQVALQDPFLSQIRSHPARPRVIGAPEIVTHYASPHPTPKVCRKGRGRGGAGQVGNQEKGPCGWSQPGKGKRGKGPDRSQEKKPKKPEVDILSPAAMLNLYYIAHNVADCLHLRGFPWPGAPKSKKGKNKP; this is translated from the exons ATGGCTGCTTATAGGCCAGCCACGCTGACCTTTTTTGTGAGGTCCCTGCAGTTTGGTATGTTCCCTCCAACCTCAAAGCCTTTGCACAAGCTGTTTGGGAAGTCCCCGCCCCTCAGGCCACAGGTGGCTCTTCAGGACCCCTTCCTGTCCCAGATTAGATCCCACCCTGCCCGCCCCCGTGTCATCGGAGCGCCAG AGATAGTAACACATtatgcctccccccaccccacccccaaggtcTGCAGaaaggggcggggccggggaggAGCGGGGCAGGTCGGGAACCAGGAGAAAGGCCCCTGCGGCTGGAGCCAG CCAGGTAAAGGGAAACGAGGAAAAGGCCCAGACAGATCTCAGGAGAAGAAACCGAAGAAGCCGGAAGTGGACATCCTCAGCCCTGCCGCCATGCTGAACCTCTACTACATCGCCCACAACGTTGCTGACTGCCTGCACCTGCGGGGCTTCCCCTGGCCCGGAGCTCCCAAATcaaagaaggggaaaaacaagCCTTAA